In one Mauremys mutica isolate MM-2020 ecotype Southern chromosome 3, ASM2049712v1, whole genome shotgun sequence genomic region, the following are encoded:
- the DHRS1 gene encoding dehydrogenase/reductase SDR family member 1 — MSGGGRLAGRVCLVTGASRGLGKGIALQLSEAGATVYITARQREPLLRAAEEVSARGGRCVPVVCDSSQEEEVAALFERLQQAEGGRLDVLVANAFSGVDAIAAQQWLPFWESPAALWDQINNAGLRGHYLCAHYAARLMVPAGHGLIVIVSSPGGLRYMFNVPYGVGKAACDRLAADCAIELRPYSVACVTLWPGLVRTEAVLKEAEGSGPWTVPLQKMIGNSESPEVSGKCVVGLASDPAIMCHSGKVLLTPDLARRYRFRDVDGRPVYNYVSVRNILVMLMPRLTCLFRLIPECVSIPKWALSLYSSKFSVYPPLQPAPKPRKNV; from the coding sequence atgTCCGGCGGCGGGCGGCTCGCGGGCCGGGTGTGCCTGGTGACCGGCGCCTCGCGGGGCCTCGGGAAGGGCATCGCGCTGCAGCTGTCGGAGGCGGGCGCCACCGTGTACATCACGGCCCGGCAGCGGGAGCCGCTGCTCCGGGCGGCGGAGGAGGTGTCGGCCCGGGGCGGGCGCTGCGTGCCCGTGGTGTGCGACTCGtcgcaggaggaggaggtggcggCGCTGTTCGAGCGGCTGCAGCAGGCGGAGGGCGGGCGGCTGGACGTGCTGGTGGCCAACGCCTTCTCCGGGGTGGATGCCATCGCCGCCCAGCAGTGGCTGCCCTTCTGGGAGAGCCCGGCCGCCCTCTGGGACCAGATCAACAATGCGGGCCTGCGGGGCCACTACCTCTGCGCCCACTATGCCGCCCGCCTCATGGTGCCGGCCGGGCACGGCCTCATCGTCATCGTCTCCTCGCCCGGCGGCCTGCGCTACATGTTCAACGTGCCCTATGGCGTGGGTAAGGCTGCCTGCGACCGCCTGGCTGCCGACTGTGCCATCGAGCTGCGCCCCTACAGCGTGGCCTGCGTGACACTGTGGCCCGGCCTCGTCCGCACTGAGGCGGTGCTGAAGGAGGCCGAGGGTTCAGGCCCGTGGACCGTGCCGCTGCAGAAGATGATTGGCAATTCTGAGAGCCCCGAAGTGAGCGGCAAGTGCGTGGTGGGCCTGGCGTCCGATCCTGCCATCATGTGCCACAGCGGCAAGGTGCTGCTCACCCCAGACCTCGCTCGCCGCTACCGCTTCCGTGATGTGGATGGGAGACCCGTCTACAACTACGTATCGGTGCGCAATATTCTCGTGATGCTGATGCCACGGCTGACCTGCCTCTTCCGCCTCATCCCAGAGTGCGTCAGCATACCCAAATGGGCTCTTTCACTTTACTCCAGCAAATTCAGTGTCTACCCACCCCTGCAACCAGCCCCCAAACCTCGAAAAAATGtttga